The DNA window CCACTGCCTCCATGGTTGGAATGCAAGTGTAACCACGAGTTGGGTCTCGTTTCAGAGTTTTGTAGGTGTTAGTATCACTGAGTAATGTAGAGACCTTATTGTGGTAGTCAGATGTATTAAGAACTACCGTACATCTCTCTTTATCTGCTGGAAGGATGGTAATGTTTGGATCCTTGCTCAGGGATGTCACAGCTTTTCTTTCCTCAGTAGTGAGATTGAAGGGTGGGAGCTTAGCATTGGACAGAGCTGCTGACACTTTCAACCTAAGCTCAGGGGCGTTTCTTGGGACTGAGAACATTGGGGGCTGAGCCCAGAACCTTATAGGGAAGTCTAGGGGATCCTACCTGGGAAAAAAGCTCTATGCTTTCTTGAGCCTTATTGCGTCTTGTCTACAGCCAAATACTGCCAACATGTacttcaaaatgtgtcaaaataaaattatattatattgatagAAACAGGATGATGCACTTATAGATAACACAGgaattaaagccaaaaaaataaatattttgtaaatattttgactgaagcCAAGTCATATTCCccctcaatttttaaaaaatgttagaggTTACATGATTTGcgatttttagtttgctttttttttaacaccagacCATGTGAAAAAATTGAGTGATGATGCCTACAGACTATATCAGGAgccatattttccccaaaaaatgcacattacatgAGTCAGTTTAAGGCAAAATGAGATAGAGGTGCTCGTGGCGCTCGTCAGCCCTTCGGAAGTCCTTgggagttttattgtgaaagctcagctttcacaataaaaagaaaaaggccaacACTTTAACCCACACAGCAACGTTAGAAGGACATAACAACAGTTACGTAGTTGTGTGTGGTATCTTTGGTAACttatgtgagaaaaatatcactgaatttatgtgtgggaaaagtCGCCAGCCGTACCGAGCCTTCAGGGATTTTCAGCCCGCCCAAGAGCGTCTATCACCGCGGAGGACTGTCCTGCAGCTCCGCCGGCACGCCCCCCTAACACTACACGTTTCACATAATTTTGAAGgaataaacagaatttaaattattcatttacctgTTTCTGGTAACGGCTCCCCGGAGACGTGAGCCTCAGCCGAGTCAGCctccttgtttttgaaaaaacgtcTTATATCCATGATCTTTCGTGTTGTTGCTAAAACGTCTCCCTCCAGCGCGCCAGCGGTTTAGATAccggaagagcctggtgacgcgaggctatcagccaataaaacacggatgcttcacgCAACCCCTCTCTCTGATTAACCAGTCTCGACGTcatcctgtgttgcattcactgaaaatggaaaactacAACTTCTTTAGTGGCTCGTTAATGTACAGttatcattatttcttctgaaGTTGAATTATCCGGGGCTTAAGAAAAAACGTTCGGGGCTAAAGCCCCGGATGCCCAGGCCAGGCGACGCCACTGCCTAAGCTGCTCGGCTTTGGTTTCTGTCAAGTTGTTTTTCCTTATAGCTGATTCTGTAGTTGTGATAAGATCAACTATAGGTAACTGCTGTGGTGTCGTGGCAAAGTTCAGTCCTTTGGCTAAAACCTCTCTCTCTGGTTGGGTAAGTTCCCTGTCTGACAAGTTCTTTATCCATCTGTCATGTGTTTCATCTTGTGTGGGATTGTCAGTCTTTTCCCTCCAAGTAAGGATTTCTGTCTTGTTagtgttgttttgtatttggaGGTTTTGGAATTTCCTTTTTTGCCTATCTTTGCTTTTGGTATGTTGAGATGTACTTTCTTAGTCAAGCCAATGATCTTTTCAAGGATGGCCTCAGGTAAGAGGGATGTTAGTTTTGGAGTAAGTGGTCAGCTTTCTCCTTCAGCCCGTCTCCCATTTAATAGTTGGTTTTGTGCCTTTTCCATGATCTTGTCCACTCTATAGCCCTTCATAGTGGAACACAGACGTAGCCTGTTTATTGCAatgaaacaacagaaacacaggtGCTCTCTGCTACttcatgtttatattttattgggAGAAAAATACttccacaacattaaaaaaatcttacGCTAACAAAATCTGAAAACTAATAATCACTGGGAAAGGAAGTCATTGATTATAATCAATTAATTACACCATAATTGATATTGTAATATTAGACTAGAGCATAAATAGCCAATCTAAATTATGTTTATCGTTAGGCTATGCAATGTGATTTATATAGGATTTTTAAACTCAAAATTGCTTCAGAGTAATATAATCCACCAGTGCAAAACATAGGTTGGAATAACAGCAGACTATTTGTATATGACTGCTTCAAAAGGAATGGACTACTCATTCAAGTCTTGTTTTCTGCAGCTCAGGAGACTttcaaagttcagttcagttttatccAGTAGACATCTAGAGGTTGTCATCAATGCTTttattcactctcatttggAATACTGTAGCATTGTTGCAACACAACAGGAgagttcctggtttgaacctgtGTTCAAGGAGCCCTTTTATGTAATGTTTGCGTGTTCTCCCCGTTTCGGTGTGGGTTTTCCTGGGGTTCTCCaggttcctcccacagtccaaagacacactaaatgtgagcgtgaatggttgtctgtctttatgagtcagcccagtgatagtctggtgacctgtccaggatgtaccctgcctctcacctaatgtcagctgggataggcttcagcccaCCCACAactcctaacaggataagcggttacggaaaattaCTGAAAAAGTGGACTACTGTAAATCTCTATAAACATGTCTGAGTCAATAGAGTTTACACAAATGACAGCTTGTCCAAAATTCAGCAGCCAGAATCTCCactaaaaccaaaaaaagagaGCATGTTACTCCTGTTTCAGCTTCTCTTGGCTCCAGTCAATTTTTGAGTTGGTTCTAAGATATTACTGATACCCTTTAAGGCCGGCTCTGGACTTGCACCTGAGTACATCTCAGATCCTCTCACTTCATGTGCCCGGTCACAACCTGAAGTCCTCAGACAAGGCTCTGCTGACCATTCCATAATCTAGACTGAAAAACAAACTCCCTGATGAGGTGAGACTTACCAGTTCCTCATCCTCTTTTAAGTAGGCCTACttaaatgaatgtgttttcACAGGGTTTGTGGCCTCAACTCACTTTTATCTGCCAGCCACTTCTTATAACCAAAGGCATTTGcttgacttttattttattgttttattgtattttactttattattgctAACTTTATTATTCTATatcctttatttttgtaaagcactttaaaaagttttaaaagtttattgtgattttgagcattattaaaagaaaattaaaaatacaagtaaatattgAATACAGCAAGTTCCCCTAAATCATTCGTACAAGCCAGTTAAGGACgaagttttttgtaccagtGATTTTGCAGGAGGCCCGCTGTCACTCACAGAGCCTGGAATGGAATGACCTGCTTAAGTAATTTAGGCTAGTAAACGTAACTGCTTGTGTAAAAGAGCTTTACAAAACATTGTCTTACAGGCAGTAGCTATCTGATTGTGCTATTGTATTAAAATTGAAACCATTTTACTTTCACGTACTAAATTATTATTTGTAAATACAAAATGCCATTTCATACAGTTTATCATGGCATTAAAGGTGCATTTTTAGTGTTTGAGACTTCATCATTGCTCTCTGATTAAAATGAACATTCTCAAGTCAAAATAGCTTGGAGTCAGCAAAATCACCTTGAATTATTTTCCCAGAAATGATCATTCTGAAAGCTGACCTGAACCAGCTATAAAAGAAAGCATAAATAAATGGATTGAGCATTGAATTTGACAGTGTGAGCCAGTTAAGAGTTTCAATCACAGCAATTGGTGTAACATCATATGTTAAAGGCTGAAAGATGATACAAAAAAAGTAAGGACTCCAACATAAGAGAAAAACTCCTAAAACGATAGCCAGAGTTTTGGTggcctttctctccatcttactGACAGCTGTTCCAGACTTTGTGCTCTGACAGGTTGTGCTCTGAATGGTGTTTGCCTGTCTTTGTGCTACAAGGAAAATTTTCAGGTAGATGCAAAGCATTATAATGACTggaatataaaaagaaaaaatacatgcCAGAGTGGTTGAAATAAGAGCATCAATTAAACAACTTTCTTCACATTTTCCTTGATTAAACCCTGCAACCATGATGCCAATGCCAATTAGAGCAGCAACTCCCCAGCTCACCAGGATCATAATCCCGAtaactttatcatttattttagttttataaGCAAGAGGCTGACATACTGCGTAGTATCTgtcaatagaaatgcagcacaagttCAAAATAGACGCTGTGCTTAGAGTTACATCAAAGCTTCCCCGTACCTTACAGAATAAACCCTCATGATACCAGCATGAGGTTACAGTAAAGGCCATGCTGAAAGGGAAAACTACAACACCAACAAGCAGATCAGCCACAGCCAGAGAGAGGATGAGGTAATTTGTAGGGACGTGGAGCTGTTTGAAGTAAATAATGGAGATGATTACAAGAAGGTTTCCGCATATTGTGATAACTGACAATGAGCCTAGAACAATATATAATAATACACATATTATAGAGGGATTGCTTGTAAATACATAAGTTGTGTGATCCGATTCATAGCAGGGATGCACGTCATGAACAGTGTAAGTCCCATTGAAAGTGACTTCTGGTCCCATGCTTCTAGATTCCTGCAAATAAATTTTCCAAAATTAACCAATTACACAACCttttaaatacttaaatattTACTTCAACATGTGTAACCACAGCATCAGTATTCTCAAGAAGCACTGATATTAAGTTAAAATAACAAAGACTTGTTTATTAAGTTTCATACCATATGCCTCAAGTTAGTCAAAGCAtcagtgttggtgtgtgtccGTGTTCAGTGTGCCACTGTGCAGAGCCTTCAGTCTTCATATTTAAATAATCAACCCCACCTACCATACCATACCTAGCATAATTAATACAAAGGTCTCTTGTCCAATCAAATGGGATAACACTATTCTGTTTGTATGTGATATGAGTAATAACACAAGCGCacgtgtgcgcacacacacacacactgtgttccTTCTAAAATCTTGGAACACCTCATACTACAACTAAAACGTATATCCCCAGGAGTAGAGTCAATACGTAGGATAGACCAGGCCAGTTTCCGTAAAGGCCGCAGTACAGGGGAAAAAGTACTGGCCCTAACCACCTACATGGAAAATGGCTTTGAGAGCAAGCTCAAAACAGGGACTGTGTTCCTTGACCTCACAGCAGCCGATATGGTCTGGCGTAAAGGCTTCCTGCTGAAACTCAGGAAAGTGCTCCCTGCCTGGGCAACAGCCACAATCCAAACTCTGCTCAACAACAGGGGATTCAGAGGACAGACAATAAATGCatggaaaacacagaaaaatgggCTTCCTCAAGGCTCAGTTCTCTCCCTGACCCTGTTCAACATATACACAAATGACCTGCCCATCACCAGATCCCACAAGTTCATCTACACTGATGACATCTGTTTGGCAACCCAAGCTACTGACCTGGCCTCTTTGGAGCAAGTGCTCAATGAGGACCTTGCAAAACTGGACCTTAAAGCCTAGCACCTACAACCAAGCCCAGCAAAAACAGTCTCTAGTGTTTTCCATCTTTGAAACTCAGAAGCTGCCAAACAATTCGACATCAGACTGAGTGGACATGAGCTCAGACATGCCCCTAATCCAACATACCTGTGGGTGACTCTGGACAGGACATTGTCATTCAAGGAACACCTTAAAGGAGCGGCAGCAAAGGTGAAATCCAGAAACAACCTCCTCTGCAAACTTGCAAGTCATATTCTGTAGCAGAATACTGTGCCACTGTCTGGTCCAGGTcaccccacacacaccacatagGCACCCAACTTAACTCCACTATGCGAATCATAACTGGAACTATTCGTTCAACACTGCTCCCCTGGCTCCCTGTCCTATCTAATATACTCCCCCCCAACATCAGACGAACTGAACTCACCTATAGGATgctccaaaaggtcaaagactCCCTCCATTTACCAATCCACGCCGACATCTTCAACCCACCACCTGCTCGTCTCCGATCTAGACAACCTTGGGAAGGGGAGGATGGGGAAGGACCCCCcacccactgactttgatgCACTGTCTGCCTGGGTGACTGAATAGAAATCCaaagacatcccaaacaaacatCTAGTGTCAGACCCGACTCAACCAGTCCAGACCACACCAAAATATgtgcatgtctctgtcaccacactctttatgatgcccttaaattcattcattcattcattcatcttctaaccgcttcatcctcttgagggtcgcgggggggctggagcctatcccagctgacatcgggcgagaggcagggtacaccctggacaggtcgccagactatcgcagggctgacacatagagacagacaaccattcacgctcacattcacacctacggacaatttagagttaccaattaacctagtccccaatctgcatgtctttggactgtgggaggaagccggagtgcccggagagaacccacgctgacacggggagaacatgcaaactccacacagaagggctcccacgtccgggatcgaaccggcaaccctcttgctgtgaggcgagagtgctaaccaccacaccaccgtgccgcccgccCTTAAATTCACTGATGGATaaaagtgtttctaattttagatctttctggagattgttccatgtccaaggtgcaTACTAGGAAAATGCAGTTTCCCCAGATCTGTCAAAACCCAGGGTACATTAAAAAGCATCCACCTGGAATAGCGTGGCTGATAACTACCAGAGCTAACACACCAATGGGTGCAGAGGTAGTTTGCCCAATATTgctttaaagataaaaataaaccagTGCTGTTTTCTGCAAATGGTCGAATATGTCCAGCTCACCAAATCATCAAGAATACATGATGATGAAGtgactttgcatttttaattaaaagtatAGATGCATGATATACTGGATCAAGGCTATGTAAAATGGAGGAGGTTGCATGCATATACAATATGTCACCGCAatcaatcacagacagaaaagtggCTTTCATGAGTTTTTTTCTTAGAGctgaaagtaaaacaagacttgtttctgaaataaaagcctattttcACTTTAGCTTCTTAACTAGAGTAGCAATATGTGTATTAAATGAAAGCTTGTCATCTATCCATATACCCAGGTACTTGTATTAGCCCTCTACTGCACACAATTTGATGGTACATGATAAAAATGATTCCACATTATTTCTTGGTTCATTTTGGGACACTTTATTGATAaaactcattttttattttttgtgaccCCCTCattccaaaatatttttttgttgcctGAGGGCAACATCGTGCAACAATGGTACAAAATCAAAGAGAAAACTATGAACTCATTTGTTATAAAACAATGCTCAGAGAACAATACAACACCAAAAAATCTTTTAGAAATGTCAACAAATAActaaacaaaaagcaaaaaaccCAACTGAAACATATTCACATATTTCATTTGATACAGCCGTAggtttcatgtatcatcattTCATGTATGCATTGTGCCACGTCAAATTCTCCATGTGATCAGATTTTATTCAGTGTGGAACTTTAAAAAACAGTTCTTGTCTGCTGTGAAGCAGGTGTGTGCTGCACTTTCTGCACATGACTTTGGGTGTTCCTGGGCAACCAGGAACCCTGCATCTCCCCTTTTTGTCACACATGACTGGCCAGTGTGCAGTACTGTCCAAGCGGACATCCTGGTTTGGGATGGGAGCTGTGTGGCCCTGCTTCTTTCTCTTCATACTGTTGGGAAATCCCACCACTGATTCGCCCTCTCTTCCTGACATCTTTCTTGGATTTGCACAGACTGTGTGCAATTTGGGCCTTGAAAGCATAGAGGCGCATGTGGTCACTTCTTGTCATTCCATTGCCAGTGCAATCCCGTCTGTAGAGGAGCCAAGAGGTCACCACTGCCATATCTATGAAGTGAAAGACAAGACGGTGGTACCACTTCTTTGACCTGATGTTGGTGCGATACAAAGCAATCAGTGAATCCAACAAGTCAACACCTCCCATGTGCTGATTGTATGTGGACACTGCTGCACGGCATGGGACCTTGATTTTCTTCTTTTGGGATCTGTCCCATCTGTCAACATGGGAAACAGGGTGAGCACCGATGTAGCTGCTGAGGAGGGTGACTGGTCTGTTGTCGTACCACTTGACTGCATGCAGCTGGGTATTTCCGAGGCACGCTGTTTTTTCTTGGAAGGACCCGCGGCCACGTTTTTTGAGATCAGCGTCTGGAGTCATGGAACTGCCTGGCAAGCGATTAGAGCGCACCGTACCCAGACAGTGGATGCCTTGCTGAGACAACACAAGCATCAGTGGGACTGAGCTAAACCAGTTGTCAAAGAATAGCTTGAAATTCCTATTCTTTGGTATTGGCTCTGCCAGGCGCAGTACCACATTGCCACTTGCCCCTACATCTGGAAGCTCAGGTGGATGGACAGCTTTCCCAGTATAAACTTCAAAGTTGTGAGGAAGGCCATCTGATCCAGCAAGGACCAGTATTTTGTAACCCCACTTTCTTGGTTTACTGGGTAGGTATTGCTTGATTCTGCTCTTGCCCTTAAATGGCACCATTTGTTCATCCACACTCAATGTCTCACGCATCGGAAGTTGTTTCAGCTTGGTGAGGATGTGATTCAGAAAAGGCCGGATCTTGTACAGCTCATCATAGTCAGCCATGTCTCTCGTGGGCTGACAATTGTTGTTGCTGAAGTGGAGAAATTTTTTGATGGCTTCCCAGCGTGCAAGAGGCATCACATCAGCAACATGTGAAATGCGGCTACTGTTGCTCCAAAACATGCGGGTGGCTGGAAGACCAAATAATGACA is part of the Epinephelus fuscoguttatus linkage group LG11, E.fuscoguttatus.final_Chr_v1 genome and encodes:
- the LOC125896805 gene encoding trace amine-associated receptor 1-like; protein product: MGPEVTFNGTYTVHDVHPCYESDHTTYVFTSNPSIICVLLYIVLGSLSVITICGNLLVIISIIYFKQLHVPTNYLILSLAVADLLVGVVVFPFSMAFTVTSCWYHEGLFYRYYAVCQPLAYKTKINDKVIGIMILVSWGVAALIGIGIMVAGFNQGKCEESCLIDALISTTLACIFSFYIPVIIMLCIYLKIFLVAQRQANTIQSTTCQSTKSGTAVSKMERKATKTLAIVLGVFLLCWSPYFFCIIFQPLTYDVTPIAVIETLNWLTLSNSMLNPFIYAFFYSWFRSAFRMIISGKIIQGDFADSKLF